In one Solanum dulcamara chromosome 1, daSolDulc1.2, whole genome shotgun sequence genomic region, the following are encoded:
- the LOC129892668 gene encoding uncharacterized protein LOC129892668, translating into MEDKVLEFINLQQVNMGMRNYALNFTKLSNCCQLLPVAAARCACSLLVADLLLNYQASMKKYFTKVSKSSLASHSHSQSNQEENANHSEVSLHSSQEFDLNSLKFDPGERISILNYHPNHRDVIRRTYLLNGPCQPRLAVHEYPQTNISGSMRRFNHEWFDDVYHDWLEYSVSKDAVYCLYCYLFKDHNIHQGGGEVFSSVGFKSWNKKSSLDKHIGLPNSIHNQSKKKCQDLLRQRQSIQFAFERQSNQLKYGYWIRLSASVDVVRLLITQGFAFRGHDESKSSLSRGNFLEILSWYAKKCDKICDYVLEHAPKNDQMISPIIQKDIVSACKIETVKAILEELNGDYFALLVDESFDVSRKEQMAIVFRYIDRKGFVMERLIDIVHVQDTSASSLKEAIVNLLTKHSLSPSSVRGQCYDGASNMQGEINGLKMLIRQESRSAHSIHCFAHQLQLTLVGVSKKCVEVGKLVVLVSNILNVLGSSFKRMDELRDSQKETIKEALDMGELTTGRGLNQQLGLSRACDTRWGSHYKSFNNFIIMFGSILDVLESLALDARNMDERAKAMGHLEACRTYEVAFMLHLMRDVLAITNELNKCLQKKEQDIANAMLLVEVAKRRLQVLRDDEWDSLIAKVSTFCIKHDVLIPNFEEPYVSSLRSRRNLANYTILHHYRVEVFCNIIDWQLQELNGRFDEVTTDLLHGIACLNPINSFSSFDIKKVMRMAKLYPDDFDESIMSALENQLASYVVDVRDVDERFSDLNGLCDLSKILIQTKKHSTYPLVFRLVKLALLLPVATASVERAFSAMKYIKNDLRSKMSDDFFSGCLVPYLEKDVFDSISNDAIIKTFQDMKPRRVQL; encoded by the exons ATGGAAGAcaaggtgttggagtttattAATCTTCAACAAGTCAACATGGGTATGAGGAACTATGCCCTTAATTTCACCAAGctctccaa TTGCTGCCAGTTGCTGCCCGTTGCCGCTGCTCGCTGCGCCTGCTCATTGCTCGTTGCTGACCTGCT TCTCAACTATCAAGCTTCAATGAAGAAGTATTTCACCAAAGTTTCGAAATCAAGTTTAGCCTCTCATAGTCATAGTCAATCTAACCAAGAAGAAAATGCTAATCATTCGGAAGTATCATTACACTCTTCTCAAGAATTTGATTTGAATTCTTTAAAGTTTGATCCTGGTGAAAGAATCTCAATATTGAACTATCATCCAAATCATCGTGATGTTATTAGAAGAACATAccttttgaatggtccttgccAACCTCGTCTAGCGGTGCATGAGTATCCTCAAACAAATATTTCTGGATCAATGCGTCGTTTTAATCATGAATGGTTTGATGATGTATATCATGATTGGTTGGAGTATAGTGTTAGCAAAGATGCAGTCTATTGTTTGTAttgttatctatttaaagaCCATAACATTCATCAAGGAGGAGGTGAAGTATTTTCAAGTGTTGGGTTTAAGAGTTGGAATAAAAAGAGTAGTCTTGACAAACATATTGGTCTACCAAATAGCATTCATaatcaatcaaaaaagaaatgtCAAGATTTATTACGACAACGGCAGTCTATTCAATTTGCATTTGAGAGGCAATCTAATCAACTCAAGTATGGATATTGGATTCGCTTAAGTGCTTCGGTTGATGTAGTAAGACTTCTCATAACTCAGGGATTTGCATTTCGAGGTCATGATGAATCTAAATCATCACTTAGTAGGGgtaactttcttgaaattctctcATGGTATGCAAAAAAATGTGATAAAATATGTGATTATGTACTAGAACATGCTCCTAAAAATGATCAAATGATTTCTCCAATAATTCAAAAAGATATTGTGAGTGCATGTAAAATAGAGACCGTTAAAGCTATTCTTGAGGAATTAAATGGTGATTACTTTGCCTTGCTAGTTGATGAATCCTTTGATGTGTCACGCAAAGAGCAAATGGCTATTGTATTTCGATATATTGATAGAAAGGGATTTGTGATGGAGCGACTTATTGACATTGTTCATGTTCAAGATACTAGTGCTTCATCTCTAAAGGAGGCAATTGTTAATTTACTTACTAAACATTCTTTGAGTCCATCAAGTGTGCGTGGACAATGTTATGATGGAGCAAGCAATATGCAAGGTGAGATCAATGgccttaaaatgttgattagGCAAGAAAGTAGATCGGCTCATTCCATCCATTGTTTTGCTCATCAACTTCAACTAACTCTTGTTGGGGTCTCTAAAAAGTGTGTTGAAGTGGGAAAACTTGTAGTATTGgtctcaaatattttaaatgtattgGGATCTTCTTTCAAACGTATGGATGAATTACGTGATTCTCAAAAAGAAACGATTAAAGAGGCATTAGATATGGGTGAACTTACAACCGGTAGGGGCTTGAATCAACAACTTGGTCTTTCAAGAGCTTGTGACACTCGTTGGGGATCTCATTATAAATCCTTTaacaattttattattatgtttggcTCTATTCTTGATGTTCTTGAATCACTTGCTCTTGATGCACGAAATATGGATGAAAGAGCTAAGGCAATGGGACATCTCGAAGCTTGCCGAACATATGAGGTTGCGTTCATGTTGCATTTGATGAGAGATGTCTTAGCAATTACAAATGAGCTTAATAAATGCTTACAAAAAAAGGAGCAAGATATTGCAAATGCCATGCTACTTGTTGAAGTAGCAAAGAGAAGGTTGCAAGTTTTAAGGGATGATGAATGGGACTCTCTTATTGCTAAGGTATCTACATTTTGTATCAAACATGATGTTTTGATACCTAACTTTGAGGAGCCATATGTTAGCTCTTTAAGATCACGACGAAATCTTGCTAACTATACAATCTTACATCATTATCGTGTTGAAGTTTTTTGCAATATTATTGATTggcaacttcaagaacttaatgGTCGTTTTGATGAGGTGACTACCGATTTGCTCCATGGAATTGCTTGCTTAAATCcaattaactcattttcaagttttgaCATTAAAAAAGTAATGAGAATGGCAAAATTATATCCGGATGACTTTGATGAATCTATTATGAGTGCTCTTGAGAATCAACTTGCAAGTTATGTTGTAGATGTTCGTGATGTTGATGAAAGGTTCTCCGATCTAAATGGGCTTTGTGATCTTTCCAAAATATTAATTCAGACAAAGAAACATTCTACTTATCCTTTGGTATTCCGCTTAGTGAAACTTGCTCTACTTCTACCAGTTGCCACTGCCTCCGTTGAAAGAGCTTTTTCGGCAATGAAGTATATCAAGAATGACTTGCGGAGCAAAATGAGTGATGATTTTTTTAGTGGTTGTTTGGTGCCTTATTTAGAAAAAGATGTATTTGATAGTATTTCTAATGATGCTATTATTAAGACATTTCAAGATATGAAACCTCGTAGAGTACAATTGTAG